In Candidatus Zixiibacteriota bacterium, the sequence TTCTGCGCCAAGGATTTTTTCGGTGAACAATCCGGCGATTGATTCATCCATCCAGGGCGTTTCTATCTGATTGGAACCGAGCATACCGTAAAACCACTGATGGGCCACCTCATGAATCACCACCGATTGATACAGGTTGGAAAATGACATGGCGCCGCGCGGCGAGGAAAGGCAGATCAGACCGGGCAATTCCACGCCCCCCATGAAGGCAAAATCGACCAGGGCAATGGTGAGATACCGGTACTTGTACTCGCCAACCTGCCAGCTCATATATTCGTACGTTTTGCGGGAGGCCTCAATGATTGAGGCAAGGGCCGGTTCCTCGGAAGGACGATAGAAGAATCGGAAAACGGTCGAGCCGACGGCAAGGCTGTCGGTCAGATAATCGCCGGTGGCGACAAGGGCAAAATCGTGCACCGGGCCCAGTGTGTAACGATAGTTTATGAATGATCCGCTATCGGCCGTGGATTGGGGTGGAAGCGCCGCTACCACAACCAGCCCTTTGGGTGCGGCGAAATTAACCTCATATTCGAAATACTCCCCGACCAGTTCGCAAAAGCCGCTATAAGTCGGATTATACCAGGTGCCGTCATTGTTAAGAATCGCCGGCGAGGGAAACCAGCCGTCAAGAAGATAATTCCCCCTGAAATAGGATAATCTGTCTCCCAGCTCCGGAATTCTGGTCCTAAAAAATATCTGCACCACTCGGCCGGCCGGACCGGCACTATCGGGTAAAACAAGCCTCCCCCGCGTATAATCCACTTCCAAACCAGAGGTGGCATTTACTTTATCCAAAAGGATGGAATCAATATCCACGCCACCCCACTTTTTACTCCGTCTTAAATTATCCAGAAGGTTGGGGGCATGTTTCAGATACGGGGAATTCTCCGAGGCATAAACATTGGGGAAAAGCTGGAATTCAATTGCTTTCATCGTCGGAAGGGAGGGAAGGCGATAAGTGACAGAGCCGGTGATTTCTTTCCGGAGCGTATCAAGTGTGGCCTCGACTTTCAAAGTATCAAAAGCCGACACTGTCCCCGCCAGGCAGAAGATAATAAGAGTGATTCGAATGAGCTTAGAT encodes:
- a CDS encoding M1 family aminopeptidase is translated as MTLSKLIRITLIIFCLAGTVSAFDTLKVEATLDTLRKEITGSVTYRLPSLPTMKAIEFQLFPNVYASENSPYLKHAPNLLDNLRRSKKWGGVDIDSILLDKVNATSGLEVDYTRGRLVLPDSAGPAGRVVQIFFRTRIPELGDRLSYFRGNYLLDGWFPSPAILNNDGTWYNPTYSGFCELVGEYFEYEVNFAAPKGLVVVAALPPQSTADSGSFINYRYTLGPVHDFALVATGDYLTDSLAVGSTVFRFFYRPSEEPALASIIEASRKTYEYMSWQVGEYKYRYLTIALVDFAFMGGVELPGLICLSSPRGAMSFSNLYQSVVIHEVAHQWFYGMLGSNQIETPWMDESIAGLFTEKILGAEWGKEGNLIRFAGFKATNGDFTRASQWSYGSGAGIVNRPAYSFVASQDYFGTIYSKGALAAETFDNLLGDSLSSLFWREYFKRFLFKHPGNEDFLATAWEIGGEKIGRVMQILLNSSEEIDYSISALSNRPADSVETEVRLTLRKKGNLEYPVEYAIILANGDTLRGFWESPFGAEDIVRTLPSPAVEAMIDPDFKFAIDNNLMNNSFLVRPDSRAGMRLSSGIMFLLESLLSFLGGW